The region GCTCGCCCGGAGCGGTCTCGAAGCGGCACCAGGTCAGCGAATCGAGCGTGGCCTGCGCCCGCAGCGGCCGCACCGCCAGCTTCACCGTGTCGTAGCTGCCCGTGTAGCCGCGCTCGGCGCACAGCTCCTGATACAGAATCCGCGCCGAGTAGCGCACCTGCGGGGCGCGGCTCGCAAGCCAGGCCGCGTGCGGGCTCATGAGCGTTCGCGCCGCCGCTTCGCGCCGGTAGGCCTGCCATTGCTGCTG is a window of Burkholderiales bacterium DNA encoding:
- a CDS encoding helix-turn-helix domain-containing protein — protein: MDGKMEVNALGPRAEGVGTEAATVPVFATDTEVAVVGKERWEEIRRLHALGMTISEIARLSELDRKTVRRWLRQQQWQAYRREAAARTLMSPHAAWLASRAPQVRYSARILYQELCAERGYTGSYDTVKLAVRPLRAQATLDSLTWCRFETAPGE